The proteins below come from a single Isoptericola dokdonensis DS-3 genomic window:
- a CDS encoding glycosyltransferase family 2 protein, whose protein sequence is MSADGPAGTAAGADSAAEVLVSVVIPAYEPGPDLRTAVRSVLAQSEADLEVLVVDDGSVRDVTWVAGLDPRVRVVRQPHAGVSTARNTGTAQARGEWVAFLDDDDVWEPDKLRLQLEQLAATGADLGHTAFVWTTEDAGGGTSSFERRYPRDLTYRRMLAGDHVCTSSVVVRRSVLVGAGGFAPGLDRAEDLDLWLRLLRSGARFAALDVPLLVYRTHAGGASADYDSTYRQRRRVLVEHLRAARRGHDAETVAAARRGLRRGRELSAAQAFDAARATAGAARARHLLRATTRHPRFVVESWRQARASRREARRLAAAS, encoded by the coding sequence GTGAGCGCGGACGGACCTGCCGGCACCGCGGCGGGCGCCGACTCCGCCGCGGAGGTGCTGGTGTCCGTCGTGATCCCGGCCTACGAGCCCGGCCCCGACCTGCGCACCGCGGTCCGGTCCGTGCTCGCGCAGTCGGAGGCGGACCTCGAGGTCCTCGTCGTCGACGACGGCTCCGTCCGGGACGTCACCTGGGTCGCCGGGCTGGACCCTCGCGTCCGCGTCGTCCGGCAGCCGCACGCCGGGGTCTCCACCGCCCGCAACACCGGGACGGCGCAGGCCCGGGGCGAGTGGGTCGCCTTCCTCGACGACGACGACGTGTGGGAGCCCGACAAGCTGCGTCTCCAGCTCGAGCAGCTCGCCGCCACGGGCGCCGACCTCGGCCACACGGCGTTCGTGTGGACGACGGAGGACGCGGGCGGCGGCACCTCGTCGTTCGAGCGGCGCTACCCGCGCGACCTCACCTACCGGCGGATGCTCGCCGGCGACCACGTGTGCACGTCCAGCGTCGTCGTCCGCCGATCGGTGCTCGTCGGGGCCGGCGGCTTCGCGCCCGGCCTGGACCGCGCCGAGGACCTCGACCTCTGGCTCCGGCTGCTGCGGTCGGGGGCACGCTTCGCCGCGCTCGACGTGCCGCTGCTGGTGTACCGGACCCACGCCGGCGGGGCGTCCGCGGACTACGACTCCACCTACCGACAGCGGCGCCGGGTGCTCGTCGAGCACCTGCGCGCGGCCCGGCGCGGCCACGACGCCGAGACCGTCGCCGCGGCCCGCCGTGGGCTCCGCCGCGGCCGGGAGCTGTCCGCGGCGCAGGCGTTCGACGCGGCCCGCGCCACGGCCGGCGCGGCACGGGCGCGGCACCTGCTGCGGGCGACGACCCGACACCCCCGGTTCGTCGTCGAGTCGTGGCGCCAGGCCCGGGCGTCACGCCGGGAGGCTCGCCGCCTCGCGGCCGCGTCCTGA
- the mfd gene encoding transcription-repair coupling factor, with amino-acid sequence MNLTGIVPALLADPGAAAALEAVPSGGEVDVVGPKGVRAPLLAAAAQQRPLVVVTATGRDADELAASLRAYLPDDRADDVAVLPAWETLPHERLSPRADTVAKRLAVFRRLAHPTVGTSQSGPVRVLVMPVRALLQPVVDGLGELVPVELATGSTADLTDVAERLVAAAYARVDMVERRGEFAVRGGILDVFPPTEDHPLRIEFWGDEVTEIRWFSVADQRSLEVADQGLWAPPCREILLTDAVRQRAADLVTDLPGATDMLDRLAAGVAVEGMESLAPVLVDRMVPVLDLVADDALLVLDEPERVRRRAHDLVATTEEFLAAAWTSAVAGADSPIDLSSASFATFAETRDVAARRGLGWWTLSAFSLDAAEAAGAVPEGETPAPVTTSADGTTITVAARDVESYRGDVERALDDVKGLQRAGWRLVLTTEGPGPARRMVEQLGAVDTAARLSTDLTDAPEGGVVHVVPALVGKGFVAPELRLAVFSEADLTGRQGSTTRDMRKMPSRRRNVVDPLQLKAGDFVVHEQHGVGRFEEMVQRTLGAGANAATREYLVIEYASSKRGHPGDRLFVPMDQLDQVTKYTGGESPSLSKMGGADWKNTKARARKHVKEIASELIRLYSARMATEGHAFGPDTPWQRELEDAFAYVETPDQLSTIDEVKADMEKSVPMDRLICGDVGYGKTEIAIRAAFKAVQDGKQVAVLVPTTLLVQQHFDTFSERYAGFPVTVRALSRFQGAKESADTIEGLRTGTVDVVIGTHRLITGAVRFKDLGLVVVDEEQRFGVEHKETLKQLRTNVDVLAMSATPIPRTLEMAVTGIREMSTLQTPPEERHPVLTYVGAYEERQIAASVRRELLREGQVFYIHNKVESIDRTAARLRELVPEARVGVAHGKMSESQLDQVIRGFWEKELDVLVCTTIVETGLDISNANTLVLERADTFGLSQLHQLRGRVGRGRERAYAYFLYPPERPLTETAHDRLATMAAHTDLGAGMQIAMKDLEIRGAGNLLGGEQSGHIAGVGFDLYVRMVGEAVRAYKGEADAEEPEVTIELPVDAHLPETYIATERLRLEAYKKIASARDAAALAEIRAELVDRYGKLPDVTEALFEVAEFRNHARRAGLTDVTAQGKHIRFAPVDLPESAQMRLKRLYPGTILKPAIRAVLVPYPTTARIGGKPLRGAALLAWARQLIDAVVLGDVASAATVGTAAR; translated from the coding sequence ATGAACCTCACCGGTATCGTCCCTGCCCTGCTCGCCGACCCCGGCGCGGCGGCCGCGCTGGAGGCCGTCCCGAGCGGGGGAGAGGTCGACGTCGTCGGCCCGAAGGGGGTGCGCGCCCCGCTGCTGGCGGCGGCCGCGCAGCAGCGCCCGCTGGTGGTGGTGACGGCGACGGGCCGGGACGCGGACGAGCTCGCGGCGAGCCTGCGCGCCTACCTGCCGGACGACCGCGCCGACGACGTCGCGGTGCTGCCGGCGTGGGAGACGCTGCCGCACGAGCGGCTGTCCCCGCGCGCGGACACGGTGGCGAAGCGGCTGGCCGTGTTCCGTCGCCTCGCGCACCCGACGGTCGGGACGAGCCAGTCGGGTCCGGTGCGGGTGCTGGTGATGCCGGTGCGTGCCCTGCTGCAGCCGGTCGTCGACGGGCTGGGCGAGCTGGTGCCGGTGGAGTTGGCCACGGGGTCGACGGCGGACCTGACGGACGTCGCGGAACGGCTGGTCGCGGCGGCGTACGCGCGGGTCGACATGGTGGAGCGGCGCGGCGAGTTCGCGGTCCGCGGCGGGATCCTCGACGTGTTCCCCCCGACGGAGGACCACCCGCTGCGCATCGAGTTCTGGGGCGACGAGGTGACGGAGATCCGCTGGTTCTCCGTGGCGGACCAGCGGTCCCTGGAGGTCGCCGACCAGGGTCTGTGGGCGCCGCCGTGCCGGGAGATCCTGCTGACGGACGCGGTGCGGCAGCGCGCGGCGGACCTGGTGACCGACCTGCCGGGCGCCACGGACATGCTCGACCGGCTGGCGGCGGGCGTCGCGGTCGAGGGCATGGAGTCCCTCGCACCGGTGCTGGTGGACCGCATGGTCCCGGTGCTGGACCTGGTGGCCGACGACGCGCTGCTCGTGCTCGACGAGCCCGAGCGGGTCCGGCGGCGCGCCCACGACCTGGTGGCCACGACCGAGGAGTTCCTCGCCGCGGCGTGGACGTCCGCGGTGGCGGGCGCGGACAGCCCGATCGACCTGTCGTCGGCGTCGTTCGCGACGTTCGCCGAGACCCGTGACGTCGCGGCCCGGCGCGGGCTGGGCTGGTGGACGCTGTCCGCGTTCTCGCTCGACGCGGCCGAGGCCGCCGGAGCCGTGCCGGAGGGTGAGACGCCGGCACCGGTCACGACGTCCGCCGACGGCACGACGATCACGGTCGCGGCCCGCGACGTGGAGTCGTACCGCGGGGACGTGGAGCGCGCCCTGGACGACGTCAAGGGACTGCAGCGGGCCGGCTGGCGGCTCGTGCTCACCACCGAGGGCCCCGGCCCGGCGCGCCGCATGGTCGAGCAGCTCGGCGCGGTGGACACCGCCGCGCGGCTGTCCACCGACCTCACCGACGCCCCCGAGGGCGGAGTGGTGCACGTCGTGCCGGCCCTGGTCGGCAAGGGTTTCGTCGCGCCGGAGCTGCGGCTCGCCGTCTTCAGCGAGGCCGACCTGACGGGCCGCCAGGGCTCCACGACCCGCGACATGCGCAAGATGCCGTCGCGGCGCCGCAACGTCGTCGACCCGCTCCAGCTCAAGGCCGGGGACTTCGTGGTGCACGAGCAGCACGGCGTGGGCCGGTTCGAGGAGATGGTGCAGCGCACCCTCGGTGCGGGCGCCAACGCGGCGACCCGCGAGTACCTCGTCATCGAGTACGCGTCCTCCAAGCGCGGGCACCCGGGCGACCGGCTGTTCGTCCCCATGGACCAGCTCGACCAGGTGACCAAGTACACCGGCGGCGAGTCGCCGTCGCTGTCCAAGATGGGCGGCGCGGACTGGAAGAACACCAAGGCCCGGGCCCGCAAGCACGTCAAGGAGATCGCGAGCGAGCTCATCCGCCTCTACTCGGCGCGCATGGCCACTGAGGGGCACGCGTTCGGCCCGGACACCCCGTGGCAGCGCGAGCTGGAGGACGCCTTCGCCTACGTCGAGACCCCGGACCAGCTCTCCACCATCGACGAGGTCAAGGCCGACATGGAGAAGTCGGTGCCCATGGACCGGCTCATCTGCGGCGACGTCGGCTACGGCAAGACGGAGATCGCGATCCGGGCGGCGTTCAAGGCGGTGCAGGACGGCAAGCAGGTCGCCGTCCTGGTCCCGACGACGCTGCTCGTCCAGCAGCACTTCGACACGTTCTCCGAGCGGTACGCAGGCTTCCCCGTCACCGTGCGGGCACTGTCCCGGTTCCAGGGCGCCAAGGAGTCCGCGGACACCATCGAGGGGCTGCGCACCGGCACGGTCGACGTCGTCATCGGCACCCACCGCCTCATCACCGGCGCGGTGCGGTTCAAGGACCTGGGCCTGGTCGTCGTCGACGAGGAGCAGCGGTTCGGCGTCGAGCACAAGGAGACGCTCAAGCAGCTGCGCACCAACGTCGACGTCCTCGCGATGTCCGCCACGCCCATCCCGCGGACCCTGGAGATGGCCGTCACCGGCATCCGCGAGATGTCGACCCTCCAGACCCCGCCCGAGGAGCGGCACCCCGTGCTCACCTACGTCGGCGCGTACGAGGAGCGGCAGATCGCGGCGTCCGTGCGGCGCGAGCTGCTGCGCGAGGGCCAGGTATTCTACATCCACAACAAGGTGGAGTCCATCGACCGCACGGCGGCCCGGCTGCGCGAGCTCGTCCCCGAGGCCCGCGTGGGCGTCGCCCACGGCAAGATGAGCGAGAGCCAGCTCGACCAGGTCATCCGCGGCTTCTGGGAGAAGGAGCTCGACGTGCTGGTCTGCACCACCATCGTCGAGACCGGCCTGGACATCTCGAACGCCAACACGCTCGTCCTGGAGCGCGCCGACACGTTCGGCCTGTCCCAGCTCCACCAGCTCCGGGGCCGCGTCGGCCGGGGCCGCGAGCGCGCCTACGCGTACTTCCTCTACCCGCCGGAGCGCCCCCTCACCGAGACCGCGCACGACCGGCTCGCCACCATGGCCGCCCACACGGACCTCGGCGCGGGCATGCAGATCGCCATGAAGGACCTCGAGATCCGTGGCGCCGGCAACCTGCTCGGTGGTGAGCAGTCCGGCCACATCGCGGGCGTCGGCTTCGACCTGTACGTCCGCATGGTCGGGGAGGCCGTGCGCGCGTACAAGGGGGAGGCCGACGCGGAGGAGCCCGAGGTCACCATCGAGCTGCCCGTCGACGCGCACCTGCCCGAGACGTACATCGCCACCGAGCGGCTGCGGCTCGAGGCGTACAAGAAGATCGCGTCGGCGCGCGACGCGGCGGCGCTCGCGGAGATCCGCGCCGAGCTGGTCGACCGGTACGGCAAGCTGCCCGACGTCACCGAGGCCCTCTTCGAGGTCGCGGAATTCCGCAACCACGCGCGCCGCGCCGGCCTGACGGACGTCACCGCGCAGGGCAAGCACATCCGGTTCGCCCCGGTCGACCTGCCCGAGTCGGCGCAGATGCGCCTCAAGCGGCTCTACCCGGGCACCATCCTCAAGCCCGCGATCCGCGCCGTGCTCGTCCCGTACCCGACGACGGCCCGCATCGGCGGCAAGCCGCTGCGCGGTGCGGCGCTGCTGGCGTGGGCGCGGCAGCTCATCGACGCCGTGGTCCTCGGGGACGTCGCGTCGGCGGCGACGGTGGGGACCGCCGCCCGCTGA
- a CDS encoding phosphatase PAP2 family protein, producing the protein MTAGVLLVACALLYAVAVGTAAGQTVDIRLFSAAQAWNPTLEPLVAPLRPGIPVVLAVACGAAAAVRLWRAAPGPVVRVGVGVGVTVAVALLLKRVLERPYLGDAGYVENTFPSGHVAVSAALALALLTLCSPAAARALVLPVALVVAAACVVNVVGHAHRPADTLGALLLAAAVHATVAPARARFTRPVAAVHP; encoded by the coding sequence GTGACCGCAGGCGTCCTCCTCGTCGCCTGCGCCCTGCTGTACGCGGTCGCCGTGGGCACCGCCGCCGGCCAGACGGTCGACATCCGCCTGTTCTCCGCGGCGCAGGCGTGGAACCCCACGCTCGAGCCGCTCGTCGCCCCGCTGCGACCGGGGATACCCGTCGTCCTCGCCGTCGCGTGCGGTGCGGCCGCCGCGGTCCGGCTGTGGCGGGCGGCGCCCGGGCCGGTCGTGCGCGTCGGCGTCGGCGTCGGCGTGACCGTCGCGGTGGCCCTGCTGCTCAAGCGGGTGCTGGAGCGCCCCTACCTCGGCGACGCCGGCTACGTGGAGAACACGTTCCCCTCTGGTCACGTCGCGGTCTCGGCCGCTCTCGCCCTCGCGCTGCTGACGCTGTGCTCGCCCGCGGCCGCCCGGGCCCTGGTGCTGCCGGTGGCGCTGGTGGTGGCCGCGGCGTGCGTCGTCAACGTCGTCGGGCACGCGCACCGGCCGGCCGACACGCTGGGCGCGCTGCTCCTCGCGGCCGCGGTGCACGCCACCGTGGCGCCCGCACGCGCAAGATTCACCCGCCCCGTGGCCGCTGTTCATCCTTGA
- a CDS encoding glycosyltransferase 87 family protein — translation MHGAGDGRPGARVVRVLTVLAWALTALVAAVLSVQRYRAVVADPSAGHDLGIFVDAATLVRAGTDPYTAVGYVYPPPLAVLLAPLADLDLLGAWTVTSILALLGGIAAVLATVWSRTTSWERPLVALLAVVTMLWSHPVSFSLWLGQTDALVFLALALAALAGVRGRPGAAGAALAVAAAVKTWPALVGVWVLRRGAVGRLRTVVVAVAVFAGLVALACIPLGPGAVGRWVDRTLSMSDQPLAAYSVWGVGRDLFADSGVLTPVAVAPVVGTAITVVLVAWVATLLVVALRRPGDPALGLWHVVGCVLLLLPVSHVWYLPMTLPVLWVWAARRPRVDVARWAAVLAVLLVCWWCAFRTWAGDPRAPETTGYVVVVAAQLVALTVSVLASRSGRGREAASLPA, via the coding sequence GTGCACGGAGCTGGTGACGGTCGGCCCGGGGCGCGCGTCGTGCGGGTGCTCACGGTGCTGGCGTGGGCGCTGACCGCCCTCGTGGCCGCGGTGCTGTCGGTGCAGCGGTACCGGGCGGTCGTCGCCGACCCGAGCGCCGGGCACGACCTGGGCATCTTCGTCGACGCGGCGACGCTCGTGCGCGCCGGGACGGACCCGTACACCGCCGTCGGCTACGTCTACCCGCCGCCGCTCGCCGTCCTCCTCGCCCCGCTGGCCGACCTCGACCTGCTCGGCGCGTGGACGGTCACCTCGATCCTGGCGCTGCTCGGCGGGATCGCCGCGGTGCTGGCCACCGTCTGGTCGCGGACGACGTCGTGGGAACGTCCCCTCGTCGCGCTCCTGGCGGTGGTGACGATGCTGTGGTCGCACCCCGTCTCCTTCTCCCTGTGGCTCGGGCAGACCGACGCCCTCGTCTTCCTCGCCCTGGCGCTCGCCGCGCTGGCCGGGGTGCGCGGGCGACCCGGCGCCGCGGGCGCGGCGCTCGCCGTCGCCGCGGCCGTGAAGACCTGGCCCGCGCTGGTGGGGGTGTGGGTGCTCCGCCGGGGGGCCGTCGGCCGGCTGCGCACCGTCGTCGTCGCCGTCGCCGTGTTCGCGGGCCTCGTGGCGCTGGCGTGCATCCCCCTCGGGCCCGGGGCGGTCGGTCGGTGGGTGGACCGGACGCTGTCCATGAGCGACCAGCCGCTCGCCGCGTACTCGGTCTGGGGGGTCGGGCGCGACCTGTTCGCCGACTCCGGGGTCCTGACGCCCGTCGCCGTGGCCCCCGTCGTCGGCACGGCGATCACCGTGGTGCTCGTCGCCTGGGTCGCCACGCTGCTGGTGGTGGCCCTGCGGCGACCGGGCGACCCCGCCCTCGGCCTCTGGCACGTCGTGGGGTGCGTGCTGCTCCTGCTGCCCGTCTCGCACGTCTGGTACCTGCCGATGACCCTGCCGGTGCTGTGGGTCTGGGCGGCCCGGCGTCCCCGCGTCGACGTCGCGCGCTGGGCCGCCGTGCTCGCCGTCCTGCTCGTCTGCTGGTGGTGCGCCTTCCGCACGTGGGCGGGGGACCCGCGCGCACCGGAGACGACCGGCTACGTCGTCGTTGTGGCCGCGCAGCTCGTGGCGCTGACGGTGTCCGTGCTGGCGTCGCGGTCAGGACGCGGCCGCGAGGCGGCGAGCCTCCCGGCGTGA
- a CDS encoding glycosyltransferase, translating to MSGTITFVTTASPAPMGMQVYEEEVIARAPGVLGADVVTRRAVLRSLRSPLPGTHRVPAWVLRDAPTAVRRAAGALLYRGSDVVHRMSLAHPPAPGPEVVTVHDTVAWRFDDEASPEPHAAAETRRAAAVVAPSQFSADDVAERLGLERVIAIPNGVDGRFFDAVPLDAAGLAGIGVRGRFVLNAGGSARRKNLDALAAAWPAVRSAHPDVSLVLCGPESERRHRLFDPLEGTVQTGRLPDALLPGLVAAAEVVVVPSLHEGFGLPVLEAMAAGTTVVAADRTALPEVVGDAGILVEPDAGGIADGLVHALDGTGVDVLRRAGRARAERFTWDASAAAHGEVWRAVLAGREPR from the coding sequence GTGAGCGGCACCATCACCTTCGTGACGACGGCGAGCCCGGCGCCGATGGGCATGCAGGTCTACGAGGAGGAGGTGATCGCGCGCGCCCCCGGGGTGCTCGGCGCCGACGTCGTCACCCGCCGGGCCGTGCTGCGCTCGCTGCGCTCGCCGCTGCCGGGGACGCACCGTGTCCCGGCCTGGGTGCTGCGCGACGCCCCGACGGCCGTGCGACGTGCCGCGGGGGCCCTCCTCTACCGGGGTTCCGACGTGGTGCACCGGATGAGCCTCGCCCACCCGCCGGCGCCGGGCCCCGAGGTGGTGACGGTGCACGACACGGTCGCGTGGCGCTTCGACGACGAGGCCTCCCCGGAGCCGCACGCGGCGGCGGAGACGCGCCGGGCGGCCGCCGTCGTCGCGCCGTCGCAGTTCTCCGCCGACGACGTCGCCGAGCGGCTGGGCCTGGAGCGCGTCATCGCGATCCCCAACGGCGTCGACGGCCGGTTCTTCGACGCGGTGCCGCTGGACGCGGCGGGCCTCGCCGGGATCGGGGTGCGGGGCCGGTTCGTGCTGAACGCGGGCGGCTCGGCGCGCCGCAAGAACCTCGACGCCCTCGCCGCGGCGTGGCCGGCCGTGCGCTCCGCCCACCCGGACGTCTCCCTGGTGCTGTGCGGTCCGGAGTCGGAGCGCCGCCACCGGCTCTTCGACCCGTTGGAGGGGACCGTCCAGACCGGCCGCCTGCCCGACGCGCTGCTGCCCGGCCTGGTCGCCGCGGCCGAGGTGGTCGTCGTGCCGTCGCTGCACGAGGGCTTCGGCCTGCCCGTCCTCGAGGCGATGGCCGCGGGGACGACCGTCGTCGCGGCGGACCGCACCGCGCTGCCGGAGGTCGTCGGGGACGCGGGGATCCTCGTCGAGCCCGACGCAGGCGGGATCGCGGACGGGCTCGTCCACGCGCTGGACGGCACCGGCGTCGACGTGCTGCGACGCGCCGGCCGGGCCCGTGCGGAACGCTTCACGTGGGACGCCAGCGCGGCGGCGCACGGCGAGGTGTGGCGGGCGGTGCTCGCCGGCCGGGAGCCCCGGTGA
- a CDS encoding glycosyltransferase family 4 protein, which produces MAPVVLVSSSFRPRVGGVEEHVLNVARTLRARGTDVVVWTVDQGDDVPRQVDGVPVRVLPCPMPARSVRSLASFALRAPVAAARWAAALLRDRPRVLHVHCFGPNGPWATAAAALARRPLVLTAHGETFMDAHRVFDTSALLRRALSTALRRADVVTACSGAAAQDLARFGADPDAVEVVFNGIDATEPAGDAPPGLPRRYVLALGRLVENKGFDLLVEAFAAARLPQDVHLVVAGTGPAARTVLDRAAARGVADRVHLPGRLDRGQVVTVTAAAVALVVPSRVEAFGIVVLEGWRAGVPVVATTHGGPPEFVADGETGLLVDPTDTAALAAALETVVGDPATAGRIGRAGRARLADFTWDTVVDRYEAGYRRAESRRRKPRSRRRDGTSTSR; this is translated from the coding sequence ATGGCACCCGTCGTCCTCGTCTCCAGCTCGTTCCGCCCCCGCGTCGGCGGGGTCGAGGAGCACGTGCTCAACGTGGCACGGACGCTGCGGGCGCGCGGCACGGACGTCGTGGTGTGGACGGTCGACCAGGGTGACGACGTCCCGCGGCAGGTCGACGGCGTCCCGGTGCGGGTGCTGCCGTGCCCGATGCCCGCCCGGAGCGTCCGGTCGCTCGCGTCGTTCGCCCTGCGGGCCCCCGTCGCGGCGGCCCGCTGGGCGGCGGCGCTGCTGCGGGACCGGCCGCGGGTGCTGCACGTGCACTGCTTCGGGCCGAACGGCCCCTGGGCGACGGCGGCGGCGGCGCTGGCCCGCCGACCCCTGGTGCTCACCGCGCACGGCGAGACGTTCATGGACGCGCACCGGGTGTTCGACACCTCGGCGCTGCTCCGCCGTGCGCTGTCCACGGCCCTGCGCCGGGCCGACGTGGTGACCGCCTGCTCGGGCGCCGCGGCCCAGGACCTGGCCCGGTTCGGCGCCGACCCCGACGCCGTCGAGGTCGTGTTCAACGGCATCGACGCGACCGAGCCGGCCGGGGACGCACCGCCGGGGCTGCCGCGGCGGTACGTCCTCGCGCTCGGGCGGCTCGTGGAGAACAAGGGGTTCGACCTGCTGGTCGAGGCGTTCGCCGCCGCCCGGCTGCCGCAGGACGTGCACCTCGTGGTCGCCGGCACGGGACCGGCCGCGCGGACCGTCCTCGACCGGGCGGCGGCCCGCGGCGTCGCGGACCGCGTGCACCTGCCCGGACGCCTGGACCGCGGGCAGGTGGTGACCGTGACGGCCGCCGCGGTGGCCCTCGTCGTGCCGAGCCGCGTGGAGGCGTTCGGGATCGTCGTGCTGGAGGGATGGCGCGCGGGCGTGCCGGTCGTCGCGACCACCCACGGCGGTCCGCCCGAGTTCGTCGCGGACGGCGAGACCGGCCTGCTCGTCGACCCGACGGACACGGCGGCGCTCGCGGCGGCGCTCGAGACCGTCGTCGGGGACCCCGCGACGGCCGGACGGATCGGTCGTGCCGGTCGCGCCCGCCTGGCGGACTTCACGTGGGACACCGTCGTCGACCGCTACGAGGCCGGGTACCGGCGGGCGGAGTCGCGCCGCCGGAAGCCGAGGAGCCGGCGGCGCGACGGCACCTCGACGAGCCGGTAG
- a CDS encoding glycosyltransferase family 2 protein, whose protein sequence is MNAPIAPSVSVVVITYARPEHLQECLEHLGKLSTSPHEVIVVDGSPDDRTRLVVAEGFPDVRLVPHRLGPGTMPESRALGLAVATGDVVAFIDDDAYVDPTWLDELVTPYADPTVHGVGGRALNGIEGEESDGLGQIGRFLPNGMLTGGFGADPGRLVEVHHLLGANMSFRRSALEAIGGIRGSYPGTCLCEESDISLRVRAAGGRLVYQPRALVRHVAAPYQTGGQRFDRRYLYYARRNHLVLLVRNLGWRAPVVRHFTVTVLRSQRHYLRKGAQRLRRGQVVGAAAICSRAVCELVGLVAGVPAAARARAQDRRDGVATPWGRS, encoded by the coding sequence GTGAACGCCCCCATCGCACCGTCGGTCAGCGTCGTCGTCATCACGTACGCCCGCCCCGAGCACCTCCAGGAGTGCCTGGAGCACCTCGGCAAGCTGAGCACGTCCCCGCACGAGGTGATCGTCGTGGACGGCTCCCCCGACGACCGGACCCGACTGGTCGTGGCCGAGGGCTTCCCCGACGTCCGCCTCGTGCCGCACCGCCTCGGCCCCGGCACCATGCCGGAGTCGCGGGCGCTGGGCCTGGCCGTCGCCACCGGTGACGTCGTCGCGTTCATCGACGACGACGCCTACGTCGACCCGACGTGGCTCGACGAGCTCGTGACGCCCTACGCGGACCCGACAGTGCACGGGGTCGGCGGACGCGCGCTCAACGGCATCGAGGGCGAGGAGTCCGACGGGCTCGGCCAGATCGGCCGGTTCCTGCCGAACGGGATGCTCACCGGAGGCTTCGGCGCCGACCCGGGCAGGCTCGTCGAGGTGCACCACCTGCTCGGCGCCAACATGTCCTTCCGCCGGTCCGCCCTGGAGGCGATCGGCGGCATCCGGGGCAGCTACCCGGGCACGTGCCTGTGCGAGGAGTCCGACATCTCGCTCCGGGTGCGCGCGGCGGGCGGGCGCCTCGTCTACCAGCCCCGGGCGCTCGTCCGGCACGTCGCCGCCCCCTACCAGACCGGCGGCCAGCGGTTCGACCGCCGCTACCTCTACTACGCCCGGCGCAACCACCTCGTCCTGCTCGTGCGCAACCTCGGGTGGCGTGCGCCGGTGGTGCGCCACTTCACGGTGACGGTCCTGCGCAGCCAGCGGCACTACCTGCGCAAGGGCGCGCAGCGGCTGCGCCGCGGCCAGGTCGTCGGCGCGGCGGCGATCTGCAGCCGGGCCGTCTGCGAGCTCGTCGGCCTGGTGGCGGGCGTCCCCGCCGCGGCCCGCGCCCGCGCCCAGGACCGCCGCGACGGCGTCGCGACGCCGTGGGGGCGGTCGTGA
- a CDS encoding acyltransferase family protein, producing the protein MTAPAHPGLDLPGLTSLRAAAALLVLLYHLTFWGVLDVPGTDAGYAGVGLFFVLSGFVLTWSARPGQSHAGFLWRRFARIYPNHLVTFVAAVVFCLAVGALVTPGLVVADLLLVQAWSPSGETAMSINNVAWSLSCEAAFYVAFPFLLRGLTALRPTPRTTVALAAVAAPLVVGLVWPGLAPWFYHLPLTRAPEFVLGIVAALAVQEGWRPRVGPTVGGILVLGAVVLAGLLAPGTLGTGTLVVTAGLAVPFALLVAAFAAHDLDGPRGWTAHPWLVLAGAVSYAFYLVHELVVRGFVVLGGTGPVAAAGVLLLASAGAYGLYRLVEVPSRRRLLGFRRRDSARRYPAS; encoded by the coding sequence GTGACGGCACCAGCTCACCCCGGGCTCGACCTGCCCGGCCTCACCTCGCTGCGGGCGGCGGCGGCGCTGCTCGTCCTGCTGTACCACCTGACGTTCTGGGGCGTGCTCGACGTGCCCGGCACCGACGCCGGGTACGCCGGCGTCGGCCTGTTCTTCGTGCTCTCGGGCTTCGTCCTGACCTGGTCGGCCCGGCCCGGCCAGTCGCACGCGGGGTTCCTGTGGCGCCGCTTCGCCCGCATCTACCCCAACCACCTGGTGACCTTCGTCGCCGCCGTGGTGTTCTGCCTGGCCGTGGGCGCGCTCGTCACCCCGGGGCTGGTCGTCGCCGACCTGCTGCTGGTCCAGGCGTGGTCCCCGTCGGGCGAGACGGCGATGTCGATCAACAACGTCGCCTGGTCGTTGAGCTGCGAGGCCGCGTTCTACGTCGCGTTCCCGTTCCTCCTGCGCGGCCTGACGGCGTTGCGGCCGACGCCGCGCACGACCGTCGCGCTCGCCGCGGTGGCCGCCCCGCTCGTCGTCGGTCTCGTGTGGCCCGGCCTCGCGCCGTGGTTCTACCACCTCCCCCTCACCCGTGCCCCCGAGTTCGTGCTGGGCATCGTCGCCGCGCTGGCCGTCCAGGAGGGGTGGCGGCCCCGGGTGGGGCCCACGGTCGGCGGGATCCTGGTGCTCGGTGCCGTGGTGCTGGCCGGGCTGCTCGCCCCGGGCACGCTCGGCACCGGGACGCTGGTGGTGACGGCGGGGCTCGCGGTGCCCTTCGCGCTCCTCGTCGCGGCCTTCGCCGCGCACGACCTCGACGGCCCGCGCGGCTGGACCGCGCACCCGTGGCTCGTGCTGGCGGGCGCCGTGTCGTACGCCTTCTACCTCGTGCACGAGCTGGTGGTGCGGGGCTTCGTCGTCCTGGGCGGCACCGGGCCGGTCGCCGCCGCCGGGGTGCTGCTCCTGGCGAGCGCCGGGGCGTACGGCCTCTACCGGCTCGTCGAGGTGCCGTCGCGCCGCCGGCTCCTCGGCTTCCGGCGGCGCGACTCCGCCCGCCGGTACCCGGCCTCGTAG